A section of the Arcobacter roscoffensis genome encodes:
- a CDS encoding OmpA/MotB family protein, whose product MGKNKCPECPKCLPGWLVQFGDLMSLLLTFFILLLSMAVMDKKKVEEYFEVMKKAMGFIDTTTSVETQTEKHDNAQSTSEDDDSDGSSESAAENAAEEMSQIVQEINSNSTTELQEVNIEKGKNEFTLDIPSTIMFNPGEYDLTNPAAKNFVAKIARVIRTMPQTFNIEIIGHTDRNNLNNSEIPRDGWDISALRSISVVKELIKNRIDPSILKVSAYSSFHPKSELSADNRRVEMRFFAQEAQDDILSEENFFDRLE is encoded by the coding sequence ATGGGAAAGAATAAATGTCCAGAGTGTCCTAAGTGTTTACCAGGTTGGCTAGTTCAATTTGGTGACCTTATGTCATTACTTTTAACATTCTTTATTCTTCTTTTATCTATGGCAGTAATGGATAAAAAGAAAGTTGAAGAGTATTTTGAGGTAATGAAAAAAGCAATGGGTTTTATTGATACTACAACTTCTGTAGAAACACAAACTGAAAAACATGATAATGCTCAAAGTACATCTGAAGATGATGATAGTGATGGTTCTAGTGAAAGTGCAGCTGAAAATGCAGCGGAAGAGATGTCTCAAATTGTACAAGAAATAAATTCGAATTCAACAACAGAACTTCAAGAAGTAAATATAGAAAAAGGGAAAAATGAATTTACTTTAGATATTCCCTCAACTATTATGTTTAACCCAGGTGAGTATGATTTAACAAATCCAGCAGCTAAAAACTTTGTTGCAAAAATTGCAAGAGTTATTAGAACAATGCCTCAAACTTTTAATATAGAAATTATAGGGCATACAGATAGAAATAATTTAAACAATAGTGAAATACCAAGGGATGGATGGGATATATCAGCATTAAGATCTATTTCTGTTGTAAAAGAGCTTATTAAAAATAGAATTGATCCATCAATTTTAAAAGTATCTGCTTACTCCTCATTTCATCCGAAAAGTGAACTTTCAGCAGATAATAGAAGAGTAGAAATGAGATTC
- a CDS encoding motility protein A: MDKSTLAGFGGGWGLVALAIILGGVGFGPYLDVPSVVIVFGGTIAVTAGQFEASDLKRVGASMKVAINEVPVEPLPELVEKIIFYATEIKKHGVMQIEQKVMEETNPFFKEGFQLLVDGTKPEVLEPLLEYKLEHMEKRHKTMIGIFGNIGGTAGAMGMIGTLVGLVAMLANLSDPAAVGPAMAVALLTTMYGALVGTLIAGIFESKLEQKHNKEMVACEVIIKGTTMIAAEESIGNIKMQLNAILTEVEE, from the coding sequence ATGGATAAAAGTACCTTAGCTGGGTTTGGTGGTGGATGGGGTTTAGTTGCCTTAGCTATTATTTTAGGTGGAGTTGGTTTTGGACCTTATCTTGATGTACCTTCTGTTGTTATCGTATTTGGTGGAACAATTGCCGTTACAGCAGGACAGTTTGAAGCAAGTGATTTAAAAAGAGTTGGTGCTTCAATGAAAGTTGCAATAAATGAAGTTCCTGTAGAACCCTTACCTGAGTTAGTTGAAAAAATCATATTTTATGCTACTGAGATTAAAAAACATGGTGTAATGCAGATTGAACAAAAAGTTATGGAAGAAACAAACCCTTTTTTCAAAGAAGGTTTTCAACTTTTAGTTGATGGTACAAAGCCAGAAGTTTTAGAGCCTTTACTTGAATATAAATTAGAGCATATGGAAAAAAGACATAAGACAATGATTGGTATTTTTGGAAATATTGGTGGAACAGCAGGAGCAATGGGTATGATTGGAACACTTGTTGGTCTTGTTGCTATGCTTGCAAACCTTTCAGATCCAGCTGCTGTTGGTCCAGCTATGGCCGTTGCCTTACTTACTACAATGTATGGGGCTTTAGTTGGAACATTAATTGCAGGTATTTTTGAAAGTAAATTAGAACAAAAACATAATAAAGAAATGGTTGCTTGTGAAGTAATTATAAAAGGTACTACAATGATTGCTGCTGAGGAATCAATAGGTAATATCAAAATGCAGTTAAATGCGATTTTAACAGAAGTGGAAGAGTAG
- a CDS encoding FliM/FliN family flagellar motor switch protein — protein sequence MASDLSNIFKDELANTLEQLLSNSSQVETVNPLSIENYESSQFIEAQVKFDFKAISSTCFFYVPTISATKFEYLMLGGMGDLKEHIDDEITDAVNEIISNICGSFCTAVNAQGFGDVESIKAEVVGSKIVELDVLEAKQNSHEFVVSLGDEKLPIIVNFDEIILPFFSTIVGDTAPVQDQAPQSAPQATPSPSSSSMDSSFKPPKNLELLYDVKLKLSVRLGTKIVLLKDILKWDVGEIIELEQMVNEPLEVLVNGVKIGEGEAVIVEGKFGLKIKKIGNEDLRLSHIGM from the coding sequence TTGGCATCAGATTTATCAAATATATTCAAAGATGAACTTGCAAATACGCTGGAGCAGTTATTATCAAATAGTTCACAAGTTGAAACAGTAAACCCTTTATCAATAGAGAACTATGAATCTTCACAGTTTATAGAAGCACAAGTAAAATTTGACTTTAAAGCCATCTCTTCAACTTGCTTTTTTTATGTACCAACAATAAGTGCTACAAAATTTGAATACTTAATGCTGGGTGGAATGGGTGATTTAAAAGAGCATATTGATGATGAGATTACCGATGCTGTAAATGAAATAATATCAAATATTTGTGGAAGTTTTTGTACTGCTGTTAATGCACAAGGTTTTGGAGATGTTGAATCAATAAAAGCTGAAGTTGTAGGTTCAAAGATAGTTGAACTTGATGTTTTAGAAGCAAAACAAAATAGTCATGAGTTTGTAGTATCTTTAGGTGATGAGAAATTACCAATAATTGTAAATTTTGATGAAATTATACTTCCTTTCTTCTCTACTATTGTTGGAGATACAGCTCCTGTTCAAGATCAAGCACCTCAAAGTGCACCGCAAGCTACTCCTTCACCCTCAAGTTCAAGTATGGATAGCTCTTTTAAGCCACCAAAAAATTTAGAATTATTATATGATGTAAAATTAAAATTAAGTGTAAGACTTGGTACTAAGATTGTTTTATTGAAAGATATTTTAAAATGGGACGTTGGTGAAATTATTGAACTTGAACAAATGGTAAATGAGCCTTTAGAAGTTTTAGTAAATGGTGTTAAGATTGGTGAAGGTGAAGCTGTTATAGTTGAAGGAAAATTTGGTTTAAAAATCAAAAAAATTGGAAATGAAGACTTAAGATTAAGTCACATAGGGATGTAA
- a CDS encoding flagellin, with the protein MELGRVAEIDNAKLNNIEKVEKVNETSEKSKLIQDEEYKKTLGSKQEIQANEVILDNVKFGYNKNSKDFFVKITKGDAEYKYPTEDMMKVKAYILQQLEETQNKK; encoded by the coding sequence ATGGAACTTGGTAGAGTCGCTGAAATAGATAATGCAAAACTAAATAATATTGAAAAAGTTGAAAAAGTAAACGAAACGAGTGAAAAAAGTAAGCTAATTCAAGATGAAGAGTATAAAAAAACACTTGGTAGTAAACAAGAAATACAAGCAAATGAAGTAATTTTAGATAATGTAAAATTTGGGTATAACAAGAATTCAAAAGACTTTTTTGTAAAAATTACTAAAGGTGATGCTGAATATAAATATCCTACGGAAGATATGATGAAAGTAAAAGCATACATCCTTCAACAACTAGAAGAAACACAAAATAAAAAATAA
- a CDS encoding tetratricopeptide repeat protein, with protein sequence MHKLTQWFRKNKLTNILVYKIVLVFAIFNSTLYAKNELIESQPEILFQYDKLKKTQENLAIQVEFNKAVLFLGKGEYKKAIEILERTSPIIEIPSKLNIGIAYYKLGAIDKAIVYLNSIYENKTASNTNTYSYMSACYYLYQISKDNKYLDTIVKIARKYKDLTEHSKRMLADTYIILKEYKSALKILNAMDYAMDLKKALLYIKLKDYEKANILLEKAQNNTLNPNRLNHILWFRVFIDLKSNNIERLRENLDLIQERKSIFKANQDLPLEIFFNENKYTAKDYLDFVLKFDDDRNYSFLFYFAPFIFSDSQEIIYDSSKGFIFNSQGNLDSLEEMVEYNNKFLSIIKEDPIIRVVKLKKLLATDTKSYIYYNLALSYTHIQDYFNAHKHFQKAFKLNPGNKLYAVMTLITANKLGKKLKDQDYIDAIIRSKEGTYNYFAKKVYKLFINEEYKFEKEALSYKNTIFSKALDYLEKLKNNEHTIDHPLLSKHFKDPLTYLMRLVYRNENESNYKYFSRLQDSVPLTLNNNFLEGPLIITKYYIDILKAIGLMKKADLTIVGKKSPSYLRTKALSDLHLGKPDETIKTIEYLQKEYKLEDKYTMYLLVAGLLEAGRYNDASIQISLIKAILNDKDADFLTAVQLIQELKISSAKQYITQAYKDALIDFKLIGFDEYLESL encoded by the coding sequence ATGCACAAGTTAACACAATGGTTTAGAAAAAATAAATTAACAAATATTTTAGTATATAAAATAGTATTAGTATTTGCTATTTTTAATAGTACTTTATATGCTAAAAATGAGTTAATAGAGTCTCAACCAGAGATACTTTTTCAATATGATAAATTAAAAAAAACACAAGAGAACTTAGCTATACAAGTTGAGTTTAATAAAGCAGTGCTTTTTTTAGGAAAAGGTGAATATAAAAAAGCTATAGAAATTCTTGAAAGAACTTCTCCTATAATAGAAATACCATCAAAACTAAATATTGGAATTGCTTATTATAAATTAGGTGCTATTGATAAAGCAATTGTTTATTTAAATAGTATTTATGAAAATAAAACAGCTTCTAATACTAATACTTATTCATATATGTCAGCTTGTTATTATTTATATCAAATTTCAAAAGATAATAAGTACTTAGACACTATTGTAAAAATTGCAAGGAAATATAAGGATTTAACTGAACATTCAAAAAGAATGCTTGCTGATACTTATATAATATTAAAAGAGTACAAAAGTGCTTTAAAAATTTTAAATGCAATGGATTATGCAATGGATTTAAAAAAAGCTCTTTTATATATAAAATTAAAAGATTATGAAAAAGCAAATATTCTTTTAGAAAAAGCTCAAAATAATACTTTGAATCCTAATAGATTAAATCATATTCTTTGGTTTAGAGTTTTTATAGATTTAAAATCTAATAATATTGAAAGATTAAGAGAGAATTTGGATTTAATACAAGAAAGAAAATCTATTTTTAAAGCCAATCAAGATTTACCATTAGAAATATTTTTTAATGAAAATAAATACACAGCAAAAGACTATTTAGATTTTGTATTGAAATTTGATGATGATCGAAATTATAGTTTTTTATTCTATTTCGCACCATTTATTTTTTCAGATTCTCAAGAGATTATTTATGATAGTTCAAAAGGCTTTATTTTTAATTCACAAGGTAATCTAGACTCTTTAGAAGAAATGGTAGAGTATAACAATAAATTTTTAAGTATTATAAAAGAAGATCCTATAATAAGAGTGGTTAAACTAAAAAAACTTTTAGCCACAGATACTAAGTCTTACATATATTATAATTTAGCATTATCGTACACACATATTCAAGATTATTTTAATGCTCATAAGCATTTTCAAAAAGCTTTTAAGTTAAATCCTGGTAATAAATTATATGCTGTAATGACTCTTATAACAGCAAATAAATTAGGAAAAAAACTAAAAGATCAAGATTATATTGATGCAATAATAAGATCAAAAGAAGGAACTTATAACTATTTTGCTAAAAAAGTGTATAAACTATTTATAAATGAAGAATATAAGTTTGAAAAAGAAGCATTATCTTATAAAAACACTATTTTTTCTAAGGCTTTAGACTATTTAGAAAAGCTAAAAAATAATGAACATACAATAGATCATCCTTTATTATCAAAACACTTTAAAGACCCTTTGACATATTTAATGAGGTTAGTCTATAGAAATGAAAATGAGAGTAATTATAAGTATTTCTCTAGATTACAAGATAGTGTTCCTTTAACTCTTAATAATAATTTTTTAGAAGGTCCACTTATTATCACAAAATATTATATTGATATTTTAAAAGCAATTGGCTTAATGAAAAAAGCTGATTTAACAATCGTGGGTAAAAAGTCTCCATCTTATCTTCGAACTAAGGCTTTAAGTGATTTGCATTTGGGTAAACCTGATGAGACTATCAAAACAATTGAGTATTTGCAAAAAGAGTATAAACTTGAGGATAAGTATACGATGTATCTTTTAGTTGCTGGTTTACTTGAAGCAGGAAGATATAATGACGCTTCAATTCAAATTTCATTAATTAAAGCAATTTTGAATGATAAGGATGCAGACTTTTTAACGGCTGTACAGCTAATTCAAGAACTTAAGATTTCAAGTGCAAAGCAATATATTACGCAGGCTTATAAAGATGCCCTTATTGACTTTAAACTTATTGGCTTTGATGAATATTTAGAATCTTTATAA
- a CDS encoding flagellar hook-basal body complex protein, which translates to MIGALWTGISGLSSQQQALDNESNNIANVNTIGFKSSRISFADQMYQDRIGKGSKILDAEKLYTQGNLKLTGVDYDMALSGEGFFTVANTRATGTTENFYTRAGNFRMGDNGTLQDSAGNEVQGWMMTSIDPQKDVTSTNPNVNVFTNDYTKLLSSKIIKHSTYVETITAKATDYTQTAKGDSETVFDGAGYKSKSAKVSDIEAAIKDYATWLQRLSEEPDGASATSTAQVSHINFKTSDADSLVSKEGEEIYVFIDGVKKSQTYISTTATEQWIKDFYVDAAANTPFGDAYLADYSLPATGTLSSPPTDAEIDALTSAQKDTLNMIASRIETYKGLANKISDEVPGLVAHISDEGGGTNNDVLELDDTLSPNSHDLYQMSKGIIQIKSLIPGQEFTISEVGESSGNTTVQGNYLTTIAAKKGEGIGALESSKDALSKLITGKQRDVYTTSDLSLAKDGSVTKDFTYGITIYDKELGQSVPIPNDGATPPNALNIHLDGVTSIDDIVAAINDSSRITYSSEDGTTSTVTNNLPDHIVAKNVNGHLVIETLNENYDVEFTGSMKIADDHTTDTAGANLTAVYTPLDKNNDYSGRQGAGAEFIELINKVDQTATKGSLQLRLDTLGISDSAFGEFSVDSTGLIMMKQDGADFAIGQVAIALFNNNRGLNPSGDNLLAKTNESGEPIYNLNNDKTAKVEGKTLELSTADLSESLVNLMVFQRAFEANAKSITTSDQLLNTLINLKR; encoded by the coding sequence ATGATTGGCGCACTATGGACGGGGATATCTGGACTATCTTCACAACAACAAGCATTAGACAATGAATCAAATAATATTGCCAATGTAAATACAATCGGATTTAAGTCATCAAGAATATCATTTGCAGACCAAATGTACCAAGATAGAATTGGTAAAGGTTCAAAGATATTAGATGCAGAGAAACTATACACACAAGGTAACCTAAAATTAACAGGTGTTGATTACGATATGGCCTTAAGTGGTGAGGGTTTCTTTACAGTTGCAAATACAAGAGCAACAGGAACAACTGAGAACTTCTATACAAGAGCCGGAAACTTCAGAATGGGTGATAATGGAACCCTTCAAGATTCAGCAGGAAATGAAGTTCAAGGTTGGATGATGACTTCAATTGATCCACAAAAAGATGTAACAAGTACAAATCCAAATGTAAATGTATTTACAAATGATTATACTAAACTTTTATCATCAAAAATCATAAAACATAGTACATATGTAGAAACAATTACAGCAAAAGCCACTGATTATACTCAAACAGCAAAGGGTGACTCAGAAACAGTATTTGACGGAGCAGGATATAAAAGTAAATCTGCAAAAGTATCAGATATTGAAGCTGCAATAAAAGATTATGCTACGTGGCTACAAAGATTATCAGAAGAGCCAGATGGAGCATCAGCAACATCAACAGCACAAGTATCACATATTAACTTTAAAACATCAGATGCAGACTCACTAGTAAGTAAAGAGGGTGAAGAAATATATGTATTTATAGATGGTGTAAAAAAATCACAAACATATATATCAACAACAGCAACTGAACAATGGATTAAAGACTTTTATGTAGATGCAGCTGCAAATACACCATTTGGAGATGCATACCTAGCAGATTATAGTTTACCTGCAACAGGAACATTATCATCACCTCCAACAGATGCAGAAATTGATGCTCTAACAAGTGCACAAAAAGATACTTTAAATATGATAGCAAGTAGAATTGAGACATATAAAGGTTTAGCAAATAAGATTTCTGATGAAGTACCAGGCTTAGTAGCACATATATCAGATGAGGGTGGAGGAACAAATAATGATGTATTAGAATTAGATGATACATTAAGTCCAAATTCTCATGATTTATACCAAATGTCAAAAGGTATAATACAGATTAAATCACTTATACCAGGACAAGAGTTTACAATATCAGAAGTGGGTGAGAGTTCAGGTAACACAACAGTACAAGGTAATTATTTAACAACAATTGCAGCTAAAAAAGGTGAAGGTATTGGAGCACTAGAGTCATCAAAAGATGCTTTATCTAAACTTATTACTGGTAAGCAAAGAGATGTTTATACTACTAGTGATTTATCATTGGCAAAAGATGGGAGTGTTACAAAAGACTTTACATATGGTATTACAATCTATGATAAAGAGTTAGGTCAAAGTGTACCAATTCCAAATGATGGTGCAACTCCTCCAAATGCTTTAAATATTCACTTAGATGGTGTTACATCAATAGATGATATTGTTGCAGCTATTAATGATAGTTCAAGAATTACTTATTCATCAGAGGATGGTACTACATCAACAGTAACAAATAACTTACCTGATCATATAGTTGCAAAAAATGTAAATGGACACTTAGTAATTGAAACATTAAATGAAAATTATGATGTAGAATTTACAGGTTCTATGAAAATTGCTGATGATCATACTACAGATACAGCTGGTGCAAACCTAACAGCTGTATATACTCCACTTGATAAAAATAATGATTACAGTGGAAGACAAGGTGCCGGTGCTGAGTTTATTGAACTTATAAATAAAGTAGATCAAACTGCTACAAAAGGTTCATTACAATTAAGACTTGATACTTTAGGTATTTCAGATTCAGCCTTTGGTGAGTTCTCAGTTGATAGTACTGGTCTTATTATGATGAAACAAGATGGAGCTGATTTTGCAATTGGTCAAGTAGCAATTGCTTTATTTAATAATAATAGAGGCTTAAATCCATCAGGTGATAACTTACTTGCTAAGACAAATGAGTCAGGTGAGCCTATTTATAACTTAAATAATGACAAAACTGCAAAAGTTGAAGGTAAAACTTTAGAACTTAGTACAGCTGATTTAAGTGAAAGTTTAGTAAATCTTATGGTATTCCAAAGAGCCTTTGAAGCAAATGCTAAATCAATCACAACTTCAGATCAGTTATTAAACACATTAATCAACTTAAAAAGATAA
- a CDS encoding flagellar hook-basal body complex protein, with the protein MIGGLWNGYSGLNTYEKALTAESNNSSNTNTVGYKANDVRFEDLMYKNGTGSGVQIEQVFKRFQQGDIKPTGHSLDIGIEGKGYFMVNDPQNNELYYSRAGNFQLGADGLLQTPDGLKVQGLIPQEPQVITTNPDYIQLGKVHSNFVASENIGNENFIQTINARIGDYSNTAQTSGISGEGFKRASSKVVDIEALITDYKDKLDLYRSVSTQEATLSQNQITSLDFSSYLSELNNENDFIKVNINNREVRQQFDTDIDTTMRLFADKISSIQGMNSYVDTTIGKVTVESMIPAKEIAIYDVAVNDKAASINQIQNQSLGTGYGIVISARDALKAAVEAAGSEFIEITSTINLQNQEALQVNDIQMKLANLNLSEYTFGSISIDEGIIYLSDGDNKFVVGKVQTAFFRNDQGLEPQGNNLYKSGLEAGEPQYAGKINTLHKDSLEVSNTDNADTMTNLLTYQKAFEANSKSITTSDELLKTAINLRK; encoded by the coding sequence ATGATTGGTGGACTTTGGAATGGATATTCTGGCTTAAATACATATGAAAAAGCTTTAACAGCTGAATCAAATAATTCTTCAAATACTAATACTGTTGGATATAAGGCTAACGATGTTAGATTTGAAGATTTAATGTACAAAAATGGTACTGGTAGTGGTGTCCAAATTGAGCAAGTATTTAAAAGATTCCAACAAGGTGATATTAAACCAACAGGTCATAGTTTAGACATAGGTATTGAGGGTAAGGGTTATTTTATGGTAAATGACCCCCAAAATAATGAACTTTACTATTCAAGAGCTGGAAATTTTCAGTTAGGGGCTGATGGCTTATTACAAACACCAGATGGACTAAAAGTTCAAGGTTTAATTCCACAAGAACCCCAAGTAATAACAACTAATCCTGATTATATTCAGTTAGGCAAAGTTCATTCAAATTTTGTTGCAAGTGAAAATATTGGTAATGAAAATTTTATTCAAACAATAAATGCACGAATTGGTGACTATTCAAATACTGCCCAAACTAGTGGAATTAGTGGAGAAGGTTTTAAGAGAGCTAGTTCAAAAGTAGTTGATATTGAAGCTTTAATTACTGATTATAAAGATAAATTAGATTTATATAGATCAGTATCAACACAGGAAGCGACTCTTTCTCAAAATCAAATCACAAGTTTGGATTTTAGTAGTTATTTATCAGAATTAAATAATGAAAACGATTTCATTAAAGTTAATATTAACAATAGAGAAGTAAGACAACAATTTGACACGGATATTGATACTACTATGAGATTATTTGCAGATAAAATATCTAGTATTCAAGGTATGAATTCTTATGTAGATACTACAATTGGAAAAGTTACTGTAGAATCTATGATACCAGCAAAAGAAATAGCTATATATGATGTAGCTGTAAATGATAAAGCAGCTTCTATTAATCAAATTCAAAATCAAAGTTTAGGTACAGGTTATGGAATTGTAATAAGTGCTAGAGATGCATTAAAAGCAGCTGTTGAAGCAGCTGGTTCTGAGTTTATTGAAATAACTAGCACTATAAACTTACAAAATCAAGAAGCATTACAGGTTAATGATATACAAATGAAGTTAGCAAATTTAAATCTTTCAGAATATACTTTTGGTTCTATTAGTATAGATGAGGGTATTATTTATTTATCTGATGGAGACAATAAGTTTGTAGTAGGTAAGGTTCAAACAGCTTTTTTTAGAAATGATCAAGGCTTGGAACCTCAAGGAAATAACTTGTATAAAAGTGGTTTAGAAGCAGGAGAACCACAGTATGCAGGAAAAATTAATACTTTACATAAAGACTCATTAGAAGTTAGTAATACAGATAATGCTGACACTATGACTAATTTATTAACTTATCAAAAAGCATTTGAGGCAAATTCAAAGTCAATAACTACATCTGATGAGTTATTAAAAACAGCTATTAATCTTAGGAAATAA
- a CDS encoding flagellar hook assembly protein FlgD, whose amino-acid sequence MAVDNVQVNTSTGVDGNAYTSSVSNDELTNDDFLKLMIQELKLQDPTKPMDSKQMLASQMQMSTISTNQEMVKAMASLQTSYAQTALSNAANVIGKNVEDGNIGENGITKAYTVRSVETVDGQVQVKAQQILYYEDRVKLTAADDESSDTLVNYNVKGEILDNDGNVTDNKIVLQEPGLPLVRDGKLVILDKNNEEITDHKYELAGATTPVFSDQLTSIPFSNLTKIF is encoded by the coding sequence ATGGCTGTTGATAATGTTCAAGTAAATACAAGTACAGGTGTTGATGGAAATGCCTATACTTCTTCTGTTAGTAATGATGAATTAACGAATGACGACTTTTTAAAACTAATGATTCAAGAATTAAAGCTACAAGATCCTACAAAACCTATGGATTCAAAACAAATGTTGGCTTCTCAAATGCAAATGTCAACTATTAGTACAAATCAAGAAATGGTAAAAGCTATGGCTTCATTGCAGACTTCTTATGCACAAACTGCATTATCAAATGCTGCTAATGTTATAGGAAAAAATGTAGAAGATGGTAATATTGGCGAAAATGGAATAACTAAAGCTTATACTGTAAGGTCTGTTGAAACAGTTGATGGTCAAGTGCAGGTAAAAGCTCAACAAATATTATATTATGAAGACAGGGTTAAATTAACTGCTGCTGATGATGAATCATCTGATACTTTAGTTAATTATAATGTTAAAGGTGAGATTTTAGATAATGACGGAAATGTTACTGATAATAAAATAGTATTACAAGAGCCAGGCCTTCCTTTAGTAAGAGATGGAAAACTTGTTATTCTTGATAAAAATAATGAAGAAATAACAGATCATAAATATGAGTTAGCAGGAGCTACAACGCCAGTATTCTCTGATCAATTAACTTCCATACCATTTTCTAATTTAACTAAAATATTCTAA
- a CDS encoding FliM/FliN family flagellar motor switch protein — protein sequence MEISERDYDILVDTEITVDVMLGNSNITIAEFLKLGDGDIISLDKLAGAGGDIYVNQRIIGTGDIIVIDDKLAVRVQDAMDSDNVVRYFFDENLV from the coding sequence ATGGAAATAAGTGAAAGAGATTATGATATATTAGTTGATACGGAAATTACTGTTGATGTAATGTTAGGGAATTCTAATATTACTATTGCTGAGTTTTTAAAACTAGGTGATGGAGACATAATTTCATTGGACAAGCTAGCGGGAGCTGGTGGAGATATATATGTAAATCAAAGAATTATTGGTACAGGTGATATTATTGTAATTGATGATAAGTTGGCTGTAAGGGTTCAAGATGCAATGGATTCAGACAATGTTGTTAGATACTTCTTTGATGAAAATTTAGTATAG
- a CDS encoding FliH/SctL family protein, producing the protein MASNNVRSNAKVLNGSGEVQKYELGNFVNGSNNVQEEPAPTRQAVLDTRELNGHIDPVLSEVRNLAAQINQISQKVNSIENGGVQGRDIDTQVVQAIKDLKHYAAFFEQATFQMESKLLKTSISIAQKIISIEVGENSAKIAKQTISHLLDKIKTASKVQIHLNPKDYQLLKDQLALEPYIELREDANVAAGGVVIASDLGNFDGNIEAKVASMLETLDTVI; encoded by the coding sequence ATGGCAAGCAATAATGTTCGATCAAATGCAAAAGTTTTAAATGGAAGTGGTGAAGTTCAAAAGTACGAATTAGGTAATTTTGTAAATGGTTCAAATAATGTACAAGAAGAACCAGCTCCTACAAGGCAAGCAGTGTTAGATACAAGAGAATTAAATGGTCATATTGATCCTGTATTAAGTGAAGTAAGAAATCTTGCAGCACAAATTAATCAAATTTCACAAAAAGTTAATAGTATTGAAAATGGTGGGGTTCAAGGTAGAGATATTGATACTCAAGTTGTACAAGCAATAAAAGATTTAAAGCATTATGCTGCTTTTTTTGAACAAGCAACTTTTCAAATGGAATCAAAGCTTTTAAAAACTTCTATTTCAATTGCACAAAAAATAATTAGTATTGAGGTTGGAGAGAATTCAGCTAAAATTGCAAAACAAACAATTTCTCATTTACTTGATAAAATTAAAACTGCTTCAAAGGTTCAGATTCATTTAAATCCAAAAGATTATCAACTTTTAAAAGATCAATTAGCACTTGAACCTTATATAGAATTAAGAGAAGATGCTAATGTTGCTGCTGGTGGAGTAGTAATTGCTAGTGATTTGGGTAACTTTGATGGAAATATAGAAGCAAAAGTTGCTTCAATGCTAGAGACCCTAGATACTGTTATTTAA